Proteins encoded in a region of the Streptomyces sp. NBC_00258 genome:
- a CDS encoding PucR family transcriptional regulator: protein MVADEDVQGMVDRLARRLRRSVAVNDPAVRLLYYSAHFGDEDAVRVTAVLRRQADSRAVGYMLASGTATWTTAGVVPANPELGMRARYCQPVCWRGEPVGLLVVIDADGSLNAGEKAEIKEVADTVAVLLVARRDRQTTDPAVQELTVLDLISSDPVARRRATAELSAGDRAQRFTYVTAIELTCTKATDNAGAKHVEVALRNAVATEPRLRRAAVLSAVCGDMGLLLLGSQSIPDIPTLKDHAASMLQRSADLAAGRFSCVAGIGSTVPGLIHAADSAAQARLACRAQAVAPGPVAAWSDLGALGPLLMIPADQLVPALLPQELQLLRAADPDGTLLQTVTSYLAHAGSGPAAADDLHIHRTTLYYRLSKIIELTGLDLSDGSTRLALHLGITMMTLMDEPHRQKELIRVRSTKGHVDGH from the coding sequence ATGGTGGCAGACGAGGACGTTCAAGGGATGGTGGACCGGCTGGCGCGTCGGCTGCGCCGTTCCGTCGCGGTCAACGATCCAGCCGTACGGCTGCTGTACTACAGCGCCCACTTCGGCGACGAGGACGCGGTCCGGGTGACCGCCGTACTACGACGGCAGGCCGACAGCAGGGCGGTCGGCTACATGCTCGCCAGCGGCACCGCCACCTGGACCACAGCCGGCGTAGTGCCCGCCAACCCGGAACTGGGCATGCGCGCCAGATACTGCCAACCGGTGTGCTGGCGCGGCGAGCCGGTGGGGCTGCTCGTCGTCATCGACGCCGACGGCTCACTGAACGCCGGTGAAAAGGCTGAGATCAAGGAAGTCGCCGACACCGTCGCGGTCCTCCTGGTGGCCCGGCGCGACCGGCAGACCACTGATCCCGCTGTCCAGGAACTCACCGTTCTGGACCTGATCAGCTCCGACCCCGTGGCACGACGCCGGGCGACCGCCGAGCTCAGCGCCGGGGACCGCGCCCAACGCTTCACCTACGTCACCGCCATCGAACTCACCTGCACCAAGGCCACCGACAACGCCGGCGCCAAGCACGTCGAAGTCGCCCTGCGCAACGCCGTCGCCACCGAACCCCGGCTGCGCCGTGCCGCCGTCCTCAGCGCCGTCTGCGGCGACATGGGACTCCTGCTCCTCGGTTCCCAGAGCATCCCGGACATTCCCACCCTCAAGGACCACGCAGCGTCGATGCTCCAACGCAGCGCCGACCTGGCAGCAGGACGTTTCAGCTGTGTCGCCGGCATCGGCTCCACCGTGCCGGGACTGATCCATGCAGCCGATAGCGCCGCCCAGGCCCGGCTGGCCTGCCGAGCCCAAGCCGTCGCGCCCGGCCCGGTTGCTGCCTGGAGCGACCTAGGCGCGCTCGGCCCGCTTCTCATGATTCCCGCCGATCAACTCGTGCCCGCCCTCCTGCCCCAGGAGCTGCAACTGCTGCGTGCCGCCGACCCGGACGGGACTCTCCTACAGACCGTCACTTCCTACCTCGCGCATGCGGGTTCGGGTCCTGCCGCAGCCGATGACCTGCACATCCACCGGACAACGCTCTACTACCGACTGAGTAAGATCATCGAGTTGACCGGTCTCGACCTGAGCGACGGTTCTACCCGCCTGGCACTGCACCTCGGGATCACGATGATGACGCTCATGGACGAACCGCACCGCCAAAAGGAACTCATTCGCGTCCGCAGCACGAAAGGACATGTAGATGGACACTGA
- a CDS encoding DUF4238 domain-containing protein produces the protein MNVRNTAPGRGDLEKIAELAAQADDQVVKQHTVSRALLREFAAPANRGCGWHVQPYDLNHPERRLKTRTPRGVGRIENFVSYASASLEALWGEVEQDLPDVFTAAKRGEALEDPHPRRVLQDLIALHYVRSQHYREVFHRVFAETYQEQLSWLLTEGRPLLERASVERTGLHTAGPQGLQLRADEVLGLTVGAYRNGALLRVRIEDSFAKTRQFVARMGLEILEAQESEFLIGDNPALTVRYEGNQLRYSMALGDAHSAVLPIGPRHMIALAATDAYGRIPAALVDRMNVLQIKAARQYVYTRPHSPLAALISEVAPQWIKEHPQP, from the coding sequence GTGAACGTCAGGAACACTGCCCCCGGACGCGGTGATCTGGAGAAGATCGCCGAGTTGGCGGCGCAGGCCGATGACCAAGTAGTCAAGCAGCACACCGTCTCGCGGGCGCTGCTGCGCGAATTCGCTGCTCCCGCCAACCGGGGCTGCGGCTGGCACGTTCAGCCGTACGACCTGAACCACCCCGAGCGCCGACTGAAGACCCGGACACCCCGCGGCGTGGGCCGCATTGAGAACTTCGTGTCCTACGCCTCGGCTTCGCTGGAAGCACTGTGGGGTGAGGTCGAACAGGACCTCCCGGACGTCTTCACGGCAGCCAAACGAGGCGAGGCACTGGAGGACCCGCACCCGCGCAGGGTGCTGCAGGACCTGATCGCACTGCACTATGTGCGCTCCCAGCACTACCGTGAAGTGTTCCACCGTGTCTTCGCCGAGACCTACCAGGAACAGCTCAGTTGGCTGCTGACGGAAGGCCGGCCGCTGCTGGAGAGGGCCTCTGTGGAGCGCACGGGACTGCACACCGCGGGCCCTCAGGGGCTGCAGCTGCGGGCCGACGAAGTGCTCGGCCTTACCGTCGGGGCGTACCGGAACGGGGCGCTGCTGCGTGTGCGGATCGAGGATTCCTTCGCCAAGACTCGGCAGTTCGTTGCACGGATGGGCCTGGAGATCCTCGAGGCGCAGGAGAGCGAGTTCCTGATCGGGGACAATCCGGCGCTGACCGTGCGCTACGAGGGCAATCAGCTTCGCTACAGCATGGCGCTGGGAGATGCCCACAGCGCGGTGCTCCCCATCGGCCCCCGGCACATGATTGCCCTGGCCGCCACCGATGCGTACGGCCGCATCCCCGCAGCCCTGGTGGACCGGATGAATGTTCTCCAGATCAAGGCGGCCCGCCAGTACGTGTACACACGGCCGCACAGCCCGCTGGCAGCGCTGATCAGCGAGGTAGCCCCGCAGTGGATCAAGGAGCACCCGCAGCCGTAA
- a CDS encoding SEC-C metal-binding domain-containing protein, with protein sequence MAHLAVDRRGYPVIATVERSPEEVNFGSINERRKLALAAFDWCAVCGLPFADELRWQTVFQEGPLPNGVISGEAPVHEVCALYAAQVCPYLFSPNSRLGDEARKGTVRYPVVRFVGFESTSAVTAHESGLQPGTYTLHFEHCSQADEFSYRTPDEIRERYADVLAREKDLPVSDAEGVLVRLFNRLDDEDEGDVVTGAALAAGAAFAKDIFKVQGLGAFEGKQYPAVAGLLLKGTEQEIREFSAGSRDEAYSVIGPWVLERAGSFPVPLQRWRTRGESMVRRPTPRPPEGPGRNVAKNASCPCGSGRKARRCHPSGIPAN encoded by the coding sequence ATGGCGCATCTGGCGGTCGACCGCCGCGGCTACCCGGTGATCGCGACGGTGGAACGCAGCCCCGAGGAAGTGAACTTCGGTTCCATCAACGAGCGGCGGAAGCTGGCACTGGCCGCGTTCGACTGGTGTGCCGTGTGCGGTCTGCCCTTCGCCGACGAGCTGCGCTGGCAGACGGTGTTCCAGGAAGGGCCGTTGCCGAACGGCGTCATCAGCGGGGAGGCTCCGGTCCACGAAGTGTGCGCGCTGTACGCGGCGCAGGTGTGCCCGTACCTGTTCTCCCCCAACTCGCGCCTGGGGGACGAGGCCCGCAAGGGAACGGTGCGATACCCCGTGGTGCGGTTCGTGGGCTTCGAATCCACCAGCGCGGTGACCGCCCACGAGTCAGGACTGCAGCCCGGCACCTACACGCTGCACTTCGAACACTGCAGCCAGGCGGACGAGTTCTCCTACCGCACGCCTGACGAGATCCGGGAACGATACGCCGACGTCCTGGCGCGCGAGAAGGACCTGCCCGTCAGCGACGCGGAAGGCGTTCTCGTCCGGCTCTTCAACCGGCTTGATGACGAAGACGAGGGGGACGTGGTCACCGGCGCGGCGCTGGCCGCGGGCGCCGCCTTCGCCAAGGACATCTTCAAGGTGCAGGGCCTCGGTGCTTTTGAGGGCAAGCAATACCCGGCAGTCGCCGGGCTGCTGCTGAAGGGCACCGAACAAGAGATCCGTGAGTTCTCCGCGGGCTCGCGGGACGAGGCGTACAGCGTCATCGGCCCCTGGGTGCTCGAGCGCGCCGGCAGCTTTCCCGTGCCTCTGCAGCGCTGGCGCACCCGCGGAGAGAGCATGGTCCGCCGTCCTACGCCGCGCCCGCCGGAGGGGCCCGGCCGCAACGTCGCCAAGAACGCGTCCTGCCCCTGTGGTTCCGGCCGCAAGGCGCGCCGCTGCCATCCCTCCGGAATCCCCGCCAACTGA
- a CDS encoding CU044_2847 family protein: MAELVMMTVDGNGEGTAVFEVDSALAGSDLELAAGDGVVARAETSLREALDRVRPALSQVSETVRELKPDEMEIQFGLKIGGESGVIIAKGTAEVNFAVRVVWKRA, from the coding sequence GTGGCGGAGCTCGTCATGATGACGGTGGACGGTAATGGCGAAGGCACTGCCGTCTTCGAGGTCGACAGCGCCTTGGCGGGCTCGGACCTGGAACTTGCGGCGGGCGATGGCGTCGTAGCCCGAGCCGAAACCTCTCTCCGTGAAGCCCTGGACCGTGTGAGGCCAGCTCTGTCGCAGGTCTCCGAAACGGTCCGAGAACTCAAGCCGGATGAGATGGAGATCCAGTTCGGGCTGAAGATTGGTGGCGAGAGCGGCGTGATCATCGCCAAGGGGACGGCAGAGGTGAATTTCGCCGTCCGGGTGGTCTGGAAGCGTGCCTGA
- a CDS encoding alpha/beta fold hydrolase has protein sequence MPYITSVDGTQIYYKDWGTGRPVVLSHGWPLNSDSWEAQMLFLAESGFRVIAHDRRGHGRSTQTWGGNEMDTYADDLAALIDALDLNGVSLVGFSTGGGEVARYIGRHGTAKVAKAVLVSSVPPFMLKTPDNPGGVDVEVFDGLRAGSLADRSQLYKDLAAGPFFGNNRDGQEASQGMQDAFWRQGMQAGHRNAYESIAAFSATDFRSDLATFDVPTLVIHGDDDQVVPFEVGGKASAALIPGAQLKVYPGAPHGITDTHKDQLNVDLLEFLKS, from the coding sequence ATGCCTTACATCACCAGCGTTGACGGCACTCAGATCTACTACAAGGACTGGGGCACGGGCCGGCCGGTCGTCCTGAGCCACGGATGGCCGCTGAACTCCGACTCGTGGGAGGCACAGATGCTCTTCCTGGCCGAGAGCGGATTCCGCGTCATCGCCCACGACCGCAGGGGACACGGCCGCTCCACCCAGACCTGGGGCGGCAACGAGATGGACACGTACGCCGACGACCTGGCGGCACTGATCGACGCCCTGGACCTGAACGGCGTCAGCCTGGTCGGCTTCTCCACCGGCGGCGGCGAGGTGGCCCGCTACATCGGCCGACACGGCACGGCGAAGGTCGCCAAGGCAGTGCTGGTCTCCTCGGTGCCGCCGTTCATGCTCAAGACGCCCGACAACCCGGGCGGAGTAGACGTCGAGGTCTTCGACGGCCTGCGCGCCGGTTCGCTGGCCGACCGGTCCCAGCTCTACAAGGACCTGGCCGCAGGACCCTTCTTCGGCAACAACCGCGACGGGCAGGAAGCCTCCCAGGGCATGCAGGACGCCTTCTGGCGCCAGGGCATGCAGGCCGGACACCGCAACGCTTACGAGAGCATCGCCGCATTCTCGGCCACTGACTTCCGCTCCGACCTGGCCACGTTCGACGTGCCCACCCTGGTGATCCACGGCGACGACGACCAGGTAGTCCCCTTCGAGGTCGGCGGCAAGGCCTCCGCTGCCCTGATCCCTGGCGCCCAGCTCAAGGTCTATCCCGGCGCCCCCCACGGCATCACCGACACCCACAAGGACCAGCTCAACGTCGACCTGCTGGAGTTCCTCAAGAGCTGA
- a CDS encoding alpha/beta fold hydrolase, producing the protein MDTDTATVSTRDGCTLTYRDTGGEGIPLVLLHGWSQSQAMYDRLLPLLPVHQRVITYDMRNHGTSGRTDNGARVATLAADLHQLLAHLDVDRAHLLGHSMGASVLWSYFELFGSEQIRSLVIVDQPTACTILPWLEASEAARFGAILDYNGAAAFARAMLSQDSEATRLDFLTSMLTKDIPPQDLDWLYQENLLLPMPWGARLLLDHIMQDWRDVLPRIAVPTLVIGGEASHVAPASQAWTAAHIPNAELRVLTRGEGGAHFAFFESPQDFANVLEDFLKRL; encoded by the coding sequence ATGGACACTGACACGGCAACCGTCAGCACACGGGACGGATGCACACTGACCTACCGGGACACCGGCGGCGAAGGCATACCTTTAGTGCTGCTGCACGGATGGTCGCAGTCCCAGGCCATGTACGACCGGTTGCTGCCGCTGCTGCCCGTCCACCAGCGCGTCATCACCTACGACATGCGCAACCACGGCACTTCCGGCCGCACCGACAACGGCGCCCGCGTTGCTACGCTCGCCGCTGACCTCCACCAGCTCCTGGCCCACCTCGACGTCGACCGGGCCCATCTCCTGGGTCACTCCATGGGCGCGTCCGTGCTCTGGTCCTATTTCGAGCTCTTCGGCAGCGAGCAGATCCGCTCCCTGGTGATCGTCGACCAGCCCACCGCCTGCACCATCCTGCCGTGGCTGGAAGCCTCCGAGGCGGCACGGTTCGGCGCCATCCTCGACTACAACGGCGCCGCCGCCTTCGCCCGGGCGATGCTGTCGCAGGACTCCGAGGCAACTCGGCTGGACTTCCTGACCTCCATGCTTACCAAGGACATCCCCCCGCAGGACTTGGACTGGCTCTACCAAGAGAACCTCCTCCTCCCCATGCCCTGGGGAGCACGCCTGCTCCTGGACCACATCATGCAAGACTGGCGTGACGTACTTCCCCGGATCGCCGTGCCGACCCTGGTCATCGGCGGGGAGGCCAGCCACGTCGCGCCCGCCTCGCAGGCCTGGACCGCCGCGCACATCCCGAACGCCGAACTGCGCGTCCTGACCCGGGGCGAGGGCGGCGCCCACTTCGCCTTCTTCGAGTCCCCCCAGGACTTCGCCAACGTCCTCGAAGACTTCCTCAAGCGCCTCTGA